One region of Zootoca vivipara chromosome 7, rZooViv1.1, whole genome shotgun sequence genomic DNA includes:
- the R3HDML gene encoding peptidase inhibitor R3HDML — translation MTLLHVHLYFTGSVFWMMQKSSSYMLPNTTEVLYPTGSTKAGHTSGLGVPRTRRKRYISPRDMSVLLDYHNQVRAQVSPPASNMEYMVWDERLARSAEAWARQCAWEHGPPQLMKFIGQNLAIHSGRYRSALDLVKSWYYEKRHYSFPYPHECKPSCPSKCSGPVCSHYTQMVWASSNRIGCALHTCTNINVWGSTWPRAIYLVCNYAIKGNWVGEAPYKMGRPCSACPPSYGGTCSNNMCYLGLKSNKVSWF, via the exons ATGACTCTCTTGCATGTGCACTTATATTTTACTGGTTCGGTCTTCTGGATGATGCAGAAATCCAGCTCCTACATGCTGCCCAATACTACTGAGGTCCTTTACCCAACCGGTAGCACTAAGGCAGGCCACACATCTGGCCTGGGTGTACCAAGGACTCGCAGGAAACGTTATATTTCCCCCCGGGATATGAGCGTGCTTTTGGACTACCACAACCAAGTGCGGGCACAAGTGTCTCCACCAGCGTCTAATATGGAATATATG GTGTGGGATGAGAGGCTTGCCAGATCTGCAGAAGCCTGGGCAAGACAGTGTGCATGGGAACATGGACCTCCACAACTGATGAAATTCATTGGTCAAAACCTCGCCATTCACTCGGGCAG GTACCGTTCAGCTTTGGACCTTGTGAAATCTTGGTATTATGAGAAGCGCCATTACTCCTTCCCTTATCCTCATGAATGCAAGCCCAGCTGCCCTTCCAAATGCAGCGGTCCTGTCTGCAGCCATTATACCCAG ATGGTGTGGGCTTCTAGCAACAGAATCGGCTGTGCCCTCCATACGTGCACCAACATCAATGTGTGGGGCAGTACGTGGCCCCGAGCAATCTACTTAGTGTGCAATTATGCCATCAA gGGAAACTGGGTAGGAGAAGCACCTTACAAAATGGGGAGACCTTGCTCGGCCTGCCCACCTAGTTACGGAGGCACCTGCAGCAACAACATGTGTTACCTAGGACTCAAATCCAATAAAGTGAGCTGGTTCTGA